Below is a window of Tolypothrix bouteillei VB521301 DNA.
ATAGTTTTGCCAAATTTTTTGAATTGACATATAAAATCATGCTCTCCTTGCCTTTTTCAAATGTTATAGATGGTGAACTACCCACACTGAGTTGGAGTACCAAGTACAGTGTGGGCTTCCAGTTTCACAGGGGATTGCCGCGTCTTGGACTTGCGTCCGCGATTTGGTCTTACATCCCCTCCACTGGCAGACTCCCCCGTCCCAGAGGAGATTAGCATTCTGATACCCTCTGCTCTAATATTTTTAGCAGCATTCTCATCTCTATCGTGATGAGTACCACAACTAGGACACGCCCATGTACGGACATCCAACCGCATCTCATCAACTTGGTAATGACAATTAGAGCAAAGCTTGGAGCTAGGGAACCATCGGTCTATTTCTACTAACACTTTGCCTTCTTTTTCTAGCTTGTATGCCAAGAAGTTAGTAAAAGTCCCCCATCCTACATCAGATATTGCTTTAGCTAATTTGTGATTACGAACCATGCCCTTGACGTTTAAGTTTTCGACTACTACAACCTGATTGTCGTCTACAACTTTTCGCGACAACTTATGTAGAAAATCGTGACGGACATTGCTAACTCGTTCGTATACCCTAGCTACTAGTTTTAACGCTTTTTTTCTCCGCTGACTTCCTTTTTGTTTTCTTGCTAACTTCCTCTGTTTCCTAGCTAAGTTCTTTTCGTGTTTAGCAAG
It encodes the following:
- a CDS encoding RNA-guided endonuclease InsQ/TnpB family protein, whose protein sequence is MLRRAVKVRLYPTDEQKQILAQHFGCARWWWNYGLNKCIETYKATGKGLSQSGLNSMLPSLKKEFEWLGECYSQVLQSVSLNLSRAYQNFFEGRAKYPKFKSKHHRQSIQYPQKVQPIGKFLKFPGRLGVIEAKVHRLLDGTIKTVTVSLCPSGKYYASVLMEYKGENPTPSTDGKVIGIDLGIKDFAITHDGEKTSKYANPKHLAKHEKNLARKQRKLARKQKGSQRRKKALKLVARVYERVSNVRHDFLHKLSRKVVDDNQVVVVENLNVKGMVRNHKLAKAISDVGWGTFTNFLAYKLEKEGKVLVEIDRWFPSSKLCSNCHYQVDEMRLDVRTWACPSCGTHHDRDENAAKNIRAEGIRMLISSGTGESASGGDVRPNRGRKSKTRQSPVKLEAHTVLGTPTQCG